A genomic stretch from Thermoplasma sp. Kam2015 includes:
- a CDS encoding glycosyltransferase family 2 protein: protein MTLFLIIFIFILTLIAAGFSYIGLHKEIDERCEYRRQDRILVIIPCKGIDYDLEENLRSIVSQDVNADYLAVLDDPSDPAMPAVKKIGIPHILSNYACNTCSGKVRAISTAIASRPDYDIYVIADSDIRVDREWLRNLVCPLSDPKVGISTTFPYFYPVGSFPSKIKAVWGTVGQSLMESRLTRFGWGGSLAFRRTLIDSAMPFFSGNVSDDSALTAICKSKGLRIAYVREARPAIYCPDTWPQFWEWANRQTALSISASPKVFRYGIIFYSLDIILFISAIILSVTNPVFLYLLIPKIIGIYRMYDRTVIRRISFAAIFLMLPFIYLVNLMIAHRMKHILWRGNKYELQKFAER, encoded by the coding sequence ATGACATTATTTCTGATCATTTTCATATTCATACTTACCCTGATTGCAGCGGGTTTTTCTTATATAGGCCTTCATAAGGAAATTGATGAGAGATGCGAATATAGAAGGCAAGATAGGATCCTGGTCATAATACCATGCAAGGGCATAGATTACGATCTAGAGGAAAACCTCAGATCGATCGTATCACAGGATGTGAACGCCGACTATCTGGCCGTGCTCGACGATCCATCGGATCCGGCAATGCCCGCTGTAAAGAAGATCGGGATACCACATATCTTATCGAATTATGCGTGCAACACCTGCAGCGGCAAGGTCAGAGCGATATCAACTGCAATCGCATCAAGACCCGATTATGATATTTATGTCATAGCCGATTCAGATATCAGGGTCGACAGAGAATGGCTGAGGAACCTTGTATGCCCTCTTTCAGATCCTAAGGTCGGCATCTCGACCACCTTTCCATACTTCTATCCTGTGGGATCATTCCCATCAAAGATCAAAGCCGTATGGGGCACTGTCGGCCAATCTCTGATGGAATCCAGGTTGACTAGGTTCGGCTGGGGTGGATCGCTCGCCTTCAGAAGAACGCTTATCGATTCCGCGATGCCATTCTTCTCTGGGAATGTTTCTGACGATTCGGCATTGACGGCCATCTGCAAATCCAAAGGTCTCCGCATCGCCTATGTCAGGGAGGCCAGGCCAGCAATATACTGCCCCGATACATGGCCTCAATTCTGGGAGTGGGCGAACAGACAGACGGCGCTATCCATAAGCGCCTCTCCAAAAGTATTTCGTTATGGCATCATATTCTATTCGCTCGATATAATTCTCTTTATCTCGGCGATTATCCTCTCTGTTACGAATCCTGTATTCTTATATCTCCTCATCCCGAAAATCATAGGCATCTATCGCATGTACGATAGAACAGTCATCAGAAGGATCTCATTCGCAGCAATATTTTTGATGCTTCCCTTCATCTATCTGGTAAATTTGATGATCGCACATAGAATGAAGCATATACTGTGGCGCGGAAATAAATATGAACTTCAAAAGTTTGCTGAGAGATAG
- a CDS encoding elongation factor 1-beta, whose protein sequence is MGDVLVSLKVLPKDTDVDIKGIEDKIRESISAICSINRMEEVDIGFGLKYIKLEIIVQDKEGEIDNVENKISSIDGVGEISTENVSLI, encoded by the coding sequence ATGGGAGATGTTCTAGTATCGCTGAAGGTTCTGCCGAAAGATACCGATGTTGATATAAAGGGTATCGAAGATAAGATAAGGGAGAGCATATCCGCTATCTGCTCCATAAATCGAATGGAAGAGGTTGACATCGGTTTTGGGCTTAAATACATCAAGCTGGAAATAATTGTCCAGGATAAAGAGGGCGAGATAGACAACGTTGAGAATAAAATTTCCAGCATAGATGGTGTGGGCGAGATAAGTACAGAAAATGTCTCCCTCATATGA